The following proteins come from a genomic window of Nocardioides albertanoniae:
- a CDS encoding MlaE family ABC transporter permease: protein MAVATKGATSAGAPAARRRPRWDRALDGLVQSGKDIRFYGKVLVAIPSAIRHYPREILRILSEVSFGTGALAIIGGTIGVMTGMSIFVGTVVGMQGYAALDQIGTSTLNGFISAYFNTREIAPLVAALAMSATVGAGFTAQLGAMRINEEIDAVKVMGLETITYLVSTRVVAGFIAIIPLYIVGLLTSYAGSRVMTVYFHGQSAGTYDHYFQLFLPPVDILLSFGKVLIFSILIILIHCRLGFFASGGPSGVGIAVGRSVRRTIVVVAVLDLALSMAMWGATTTVRIAG from the coding sequence ATGGCTGTCGCCACCAAAGGCGCGACCTCGGCCGGGGCGCCGGCCGCGCGCCGCCGGCCCCGGTGGGACCGGGCGCTCGACGGCCTGGTGCAGTCGGGGAAGGACATCCGCTTCTACGGCAAGGTGCTGGTGGCGATCCCGTCGGCGATCCGCCACTACCCGCGCGAGATCCTGCGGATCCTCTCCGAGGTCTCCTTCGGCACCGGCGCGCTGGCGATCATCGGCGGCACCATCGGCGTCATGACGGGGATGAGCATCTTCGTCGGCACCGTCGTCGGTATGCAGGGCTACGCGGCCCTCGACCAGATCGGCACCTCGACGCTCAACGGCTTCATCTCCGCCTACTTCAACACCCGTGAGATCGCGCCGCTGGTGGCGGCCCTGGCGATGTCGGCGACCGTCGGGGCGGGCTTCACCGCCCAGCTCGGCGCGATGCGGATCAACGAGGAGATCGACGCGGTCAAGGTGATGGGCCTGGAGACGATCACCTACCTGGTCTCCACCCGGGTGGTCGCGGGCTTCATCGCGATCATCCCGCTCTACATCGTCGGGCTGCTGACGTCGTACGCCGGCTCCCGGGTCATGACGGTCTACTTCCACGGGCAGTCGGCGGGCACCTACGACCACTACTTCCAGCTCTTCCTGCCACCCGTCGACATCCTGCTCTCGTTCGGCAAGGTGCTGATCTTCTCGATCCTGATCATCTTGATCCACTGCCGGCTGGGCTTCTTCGCCAGCGGCGGGCCCTCGGGCGTCGGCATCGCGGTCGGCCGGTCGGTGCGACGCACCATCGTCGTCGTCGCGGTGCTCGACCTGGCGCTCTCGATGGCGATGTGGGGCGCGACGACCACAGTGAGGATCGCGGGATGA
- a CDS encoding MCE family protein gives MRTNGGGSVAVTLTKSIVFAVVTVLATMALATTITNSTSSSGRTFTALFTDATSLNKGDDVRMAGVKIGTVEKVGLRENDTAEVTFTAAESAPMVEGTRAELRFRNLIGQRYIALEPGATGAAALEDGYTFTLDETRPALDLTMLFNGFQPLFKFLDPDDVNNLSAQIIAVFQGEGTTVESLLSSTASLTSTIADRDQVIGELITNLNSVLDVVSQRTGQLDTTLVTLQRLVSGLAEDRKTIGSTIEGVGNLTESVAGLLSEGRAPLRKSIDSLGDVSENLAENDKVIDRFLTTMPQKTDELGRLATYGGWLNFYICSIDGRIPRPEGYYGDLGVESPAGRCR, from the coding sequence ATGAGGACGAACGGAGGAGGATCGGTCGCGGTGACGCTGACCAAGTCGATCGTCTTCGCGGTCGTGACCGTGCTGGCGACGATGGCGCTGGCGACGACGATCACCAACAGCACGAGCTCGTCGGGGCGCACCTTCACGGCGCTGTTCACCGACGCGACGAGCCTCAACAAGGGCGACGACGTACGCATGGCCGGGGTCAAGATCGGCACCGTCGAGAAGGTGGGGCTGCGGGAGAACGACACCGCCGAGGTGACCTTCACCGCGGCGGAGTCGGCCCCGATGGTCGAGGGCACCCGGGCAGAGCTGCGTTTCCGCAACCTGATCGGCCAGCGCTACATCGCGCTCGAGCCCGGCGCGACCGGCGCGGCGGCGCTCGAGGACGGATACACGTTCACCCTGGACGAGACCCGGCCGGCGCTCGACCTGACGATGCTGTTCAACGGGTTCCAGCCGCTGTTCAAGTTCCTCGACCCCGACGACGTCAACAACCTGAGCGCCCAGATCATCGCGGTCTTCCAGGGCGAGGGCACCACCGTCGAGTCGCTGCTGTCGTCGACGGCGTCGCTGACCTCGACGATCGCCGACCGTGACCAGGTGATCGGCGAGCTGATCACCAACCTCAACTCCGTGCTCGACGTGGTCAGCCAGCGCACCGGACAGCTCGACACCACCCTGGTGACGCTGCAGCGGCTGGTCTCCGGGCTGGCGGAGGACCGCAAGACGATCGGCTCGACGATCGAGGGCGTCGGCAACCTGACCGAGAGCGTCGCCGGGCTGCTGAGCGAGGGCCGGGCGCCGCTGCGCAAGTCGATCGACTCGCTCGGCGACGTCTCGGAGAACCTGGCCGAGAACGACAAGGTGATCGACCGCTTCCTGACCACGATGCCGCAGAAGACCGACGAGCTCGGTCGACTGGCCACCTACGGCGGCTGGCTCAACTTCTACATCTGCTCCATCGACGGGCGGATCCCCAGACCCGAGGGCTACTACGGCGACCTCGGTGTCGAATCACCTGCAGGGAGGTGCCGCTGA
- a CDS encoding MCE family protein, which translates to MARYPKTFAERNKVVLALVGIAAMSLTFFATFHADDLPIVGGGRTYQAYFAEAGGIRAGDEARVAGVKVGEVTGIELSKDKVLVSFRAKDVSLGGQTTASIKVKTLLGRKFLALDPGGSGRLSDPIPLSRTTTPYDVNAAFSDLSTTVDEIDMDQVEESMDALSTTFKDTPEDVRGMVSGLTRLSRTVSSRDQELAELMRTTSKVTGTLADRNDEIGLLIEDGDKLLDELAARRESIHQMLTHTDDLAKQVKGLIADNQKRLRPALEKLDQVAKVLQRNQDHLDKALSQIGAYYRVIGASMSNGPWIDVYGCGLFDKDQAPVLDNDVNRDCRPGAKK; encoded by the coding sequence ATGGCTCGCTATCCGAAGACGTTCGCCGAGCGCAACAAGGTCGTGCTGGCTCTGGTCGGGATCGCGGCGATGTCGCTGACCTTCTTCGCCACCTTCCATGCCGACGACCTCCCGATCGTCGGTGGTGGCCGCACCTATCAGGCCTACTTCGCCGAGGCCGGCGGCATCCGTGCCGGCGACGAGGCGCGGGTGGCCGGGGTCAAGGTCGGTGAGGTGACCGGCATCGAGCTCTCGAAGGACAAGGTGCTGGTCAGCTTCCGTGCCAAGGATGTCTCGCTGGGTGGCCAGACCACCGCCTCGATCAAGGTGAAGACGCTGCTCGGGCGCAAGTTCCTCGCCCTCGACCCGGGCGGCTCCGGGCGGCTCAGCGACCCGATCCCGCTCTCGCGCACCACGACGCCCTACGACGTCAACGCCGCCTTCTCCGACCTCTCCACGACCGTCGACGAGATCGACATGGACCAGGTCGAGGAGTCGATGGACGCCCTGTCCACGACCTTCAAGGACACCCCCGAAGACGTACGCGGCATGGTCTCCGGGCTCACCCGGCTCTCCCGCACGGTCTCCTCGCGCGACCAGGAGCTGGCCGAGCTGATGCGCACCACCTCCAAGGTCACCGGCACCCTCGCCGACCGCAACGACGAGATCGGGCTGCTGATCGAGGACGGCGACAAGCTGCTCGACGAGCTGGCCGCCCGCCGCGAGTCGATCCACCAGATGCTCACCCACACCGACGACCTCGCCAAGCAGGTCAAGGGCCTGATCGCCGACAACCAGAAGCGCCTCCGGCCCGCGCTCGAGAAGCTCGACCAGGTCGCCAAGGTGCTGCAGCGCAACCAGGACCACCTCGACAAGGCGCTCTCCCAGATCGGCGCCTACTACCGGGTGATCGGCGCCTCGATGAGCAACGGACCCTGGATCGACGTCTACGGCTGCGGCCTCTTCGACAAGGACCAGGCACCCGTGCTCGACAACGACGTCAATCGTGACTGCCGGCCAGGAGCGAAGAAATGA
- a CDS encoding PucR family transcriptional regulator: MTQTQQSPGLPGSAVWILKSLESEVRPIAREVTRHLREDLPAETEGFADLIYTAVHGAISHFIDLGLGRSAPYIAIDDHFRKVGFRVAVLGEERALVDAGIDMATTELWDEVRRRAVENEVSAAALNALNEMMKSYVEHLSSQVRTGFEAGTEARDQDNDVARARLIDRMLSGASYDDIEMQATLGSWELPEKVTVMAVELTDGSRIPHDALPATALTRRREPTQVVICPPHDTTAVTKQLRAAAPKARIAVCWPVPPEDVPAAWRWANRALGLVNAKVIPAKPVINCLAHRTEIWLHAEPIMRRQLAQELLEPLLAESANSREILTETLLVWLETRESAPAIAAVLGVHPQTIRYRWKRINELFGESLRDPEFVTQLLLLLKASVPLWVAGDQSDFDRYQQQTGAIQP, translated from the coding sequence ATGACACAGACCCAGCAGTCCCCAGGACTGCCCGGGTCGGCTGTGTGGATCCTGAAGAGTCTCGAGAGCGAGGTGCGGCCGATCGCTCGTGAGGTCACCCGTCACCTGCGGGAGGACCTGCCCGCCGAGACCGAGGGCTTCGCCGATCTCATCTACACCGCCGTGCACGGCGCCATCTCTCACTTCATCGACCTCGGCCTGGGCCGATCGGCGCCCTACATCGCCATCGACGACCACTTCCGCAAGGTCGGCTTCCGGGTCGCGGTGCTCGGCGAGGAGCGGGCGCTCGTCGACGCGGGCATCGACATGGCCACCACGGAGCTCTGGGACGAGGTGCGTCGCCGGGCGGTGGAGAACGAGGTCTCCGCCGCGGCCCTGAATGCGCTCAACGAGATGATGAAGTCGTACGTCGAGCATCTATCGTCCCAGGTCAGGACCGGTTTCGAGGCCGGCACCGAAGCGCGCGACCAGGACAACGACGTCGCCCGGGCCCGGCTGATCGACCGCATGCTCTCGGGTGCCTCCTACGACGACATCGAGATGCAGGCGACCCTCGGCAGCTGGGAGCTGCCCGAGAAGGTGACCGTGATGGCGGTCGAGCTGACCGACGGGAGCCGGATCCCCCACGACGCGCTGCCGGCGACCGCCCTCACCCGCCGGCGAGAGCCCACCCAGGTCGTGATCTGCCCTCCCCACGACACCACTGCCGTGACCAAGCAGCTGCGGGCCGCGGCGCCGAAGGCGCGGATCGCGGTCTGCTGGCCGGTGCCGCCCGAGGACGTCCCGGCCGCATGGCGCTGGGCCAACCGCGCCCTGGGGCTGGTCAACGCCAAGGTGATCCCCGCCAAGCCGGTCATCAACTGCCTCGCCCACCGCACCGAGATCTGGCTCCACGCGGAGCCGATCATGCGCCGCCAGCTCGCCCAGGAGCTGCTCGAGCCGCTCCTTGCCGAATCCGCCAACTCCCGCGAGATCCTCACCGAGACCCTGCTGGTCTGGCTCGAGACCCGGGAGAGCGCACCGGCGATCGCGGCCGTCCTCGGCGTGCACCCGCAGACCATCCGCTACCGGTGGAAGCGGATCAACGAGCTCTTCGGGGAGTCGTTGCGCGACCCCGAGTTCGTCACCCAGCTCCTGCTGCTGCTCAAGGCGAGCGTGCCGTTGTGGGTGGCCGGCGACCAGAGCGACTTCGACCGCTATCAGCAGCAGACCGGGGCGATCCAGCCATGA
- a CDS encoding HAD family hydrolase — protein sequence MTAALVVLGAGAAMAYVLGSWFPRIVAGWVGRGHGIESVPAPAWATAAKVGTVVLDRWGTVTTGKLRVTTVDPLEPDHLRNLRWFAGALEHEAEGRLARAIARISPRGKVTAFEQVPGCGVRGSVDRHPVRVGRPGWVGMAERNDLGVVVGVELDERPLGYLVVGDDIRKDATASVSRLTALGVTPVLVSDDTARNTEHLAQSCGIERCHPEIAPEKRARLVAELQEQGQVVAFATSRAEDAEAQAVADLGVGGGGGVRLQDLDAGRIATLLSTARGVVAGSRLARVLALVPAVVGLALVLLGLGSVLIAAVCAVAALVTAAVVGAIVVVRSQNLSRT from the coding sequence ATGACCGCGGCGCTGGTCGTGCTCGGAGCCGGGGCGGCGATGGCCTACGTGCTGGGGTCGTGGTTTCCGCGCATCGTCGCAGGCTGGGTGGGGCGTGGCCACGGGATCGAGTCGGTGCCGGCGCCCGCCTGGGCGACGGCCGCGAAGGTCGGCACCGTGGTGCTCGACCGGTGGGGCACGGTGACCACCGGCAAGCTGAGGGTGACCACGGTCGACCCGCTCGAGCCCGATCATCTCCGCAACCTGCGCTGGTTCGCCGGCGCGCTGGAGCACGAGGCCGAGGGCCGGCTGGCGCGGGCGATCGCGCGGATCTCGCCGCGGGGCAAGGTGACCGCCTTCGAGCAGGTGCCCGGGTGCGGTGTGCGCGGCTCGGTCGACCGCCACCCGGTGCGTGTCGGGCGGCCGGGCTGGGTCGGCATGGCCGAGCGCAACGACCTCGGTGTGGTCGTCGGCGTCGAGCTCGACGAACGGCCGCTGGGCTATCTGGTGGTCGGCGACGACATCCGCAAGGACGCGACGGCGTCGGTCTCCCGGCTCACCGCTCTCGGGGTGACGCCGGTGCTGGTCTCCGACGACACCGCCCGCAACACCGAGCATCTGGCGCAGTCGTGCGGCATCGAGCGCTGCCACCCCGAGATCGCTCCCGAGAAGCGCGCCCGGCTCGTCGCCGAGCTGCAGGAGCAGGGGCAGGTGGTGGCCTTCGCGACTTCCCGCGCCGAGGACGCCGAGGCACAGGCGGTGGCCGACCTGGGCGTGGGCGGGGGTGGCGGCGTACGCCTCCAGGATCTCGACGCCGGCCGCATCGCCACGCTGCTCTCGACGGCACGCGGGGTGGTCGCCGGATCACGCCTCGCGCGGGTGCTCGCACTGGTGCCGGCGGTGGTCGGTCTGGCGCTGGTGCTGCTCGGTCTCGGCTCGGTCCTGATCGCGGCGGTCTGCGCGGTCGCAGCCCTGGTGACGGCCGCCGTCGTCGGGGCGATCGTGGTGGTTCGGAGCCAAAACTTGTCACGTACGTGA
- a CDS encoding ABC transporter permease, with product MGGTVEVTGLTKSFGSQNIWSDVTLTLPQGEITALLGPSGTGKSVFLKSMMGLLRPEEGSCLVDGVDMVKARESHRQELRKRFGVLFQDGALFGSMSVFDNVAFPLRAHTKKRESEIKQITNDKLDLVGLMGQEHKLPGEISGGMRKRAGLARSLVTEPSIILCDEPDSGLDPVRTANLAQLLVDVNAATDATMLVVTHNIELARTLPDNLGMLYRRRLVMFGPREEFLLTDHPVVSQFMSGDPIGPIGMSEETDHGVNDDYVEGAAYYPSGGVAIRAGARAIEVLPRQLSPAGGTPREGAVRHGDRVASGAAALYTADDDEVDRVPPRPRVKDPVSRSLDQVGALFALGLDTFRAAFRRPFAARELLDQFWFVTSVSWIPAMLVAIPFGAVIALQLGTLTVQIGAQSFTGAASVLAVVQQAAPIVTSLVIAGAGGAAICADLGSRTIRDEIDAMKVIAVDPIQALVVPRVLACVFAAVLLNGLVSVVGVLGGYFFNVVIQGGTPGAYLSSFTALAQLSDLWVGELKAVLFGLIAGLVASFRGLNTKPGPKGVGEAVNQSVVVTFLLLFFVNFVITTLYLELVPGKGA from the coding sequence ATGGGCGGCACCGTGGAGGTCACAGGGCTCACCAAGAGCTTCGGGTCCCAGAACATCTGGAGCGACGTGACTCTCACGCTGCCTCAGGGCGAGATCACCGCGCTGCTGGGGCCTTCGGGCACCGGCAAGTCGGTGTTCCTCAAGTCGATGATGGGGCTGCTGCGGCCCGAGGAGGGCAGCTGTCTCGTCGACGGCGTCGATATGGTCAAGGCGCGCGAGTCGCATCGGCAGGAGCTGCGCAAGCGGTTCGGTGTGCTCTTCCAGGACGGTGCGCTGTTCGGGTCGATGAGCGTCTTCGACAACGTCGCCTTCCCGCTGCGTGCGCACACCAAGAAGCGCGAGTCCGAGATCAAGCAGATCACCAACGACAAGCTTGACCTCGTCGGTCTGATGGGCCAGGAGCACAAGCTGCCCGGCGAGATCTCCGGTGGCATGCGCAAGCGCGCCGGCCTGGCCCGCTCGCTGGTCACCGAGCCGTCGATCATCCTGTGCGACGAGCCCGACTCGGGCCTCGACCCGGTGCGTACGGCCAACCTCGCCCAGCTGCTGGTCGACGTCAACGCGGCCACCGACGCCACCATGCTGGTGGTCACCCACAACATCGAGCTGGCGCGTACGCTCCCCGACAACCTCGGCATGCTCTACCGGCGTCGCCTGGTGATGTTCGGCCCGCGTGAGGAGTTCCTGCTCACCGACCACCCCGTCGTCTCGCAGTTCATGAGCGGTGACCCGATCGGCCCGATCGGGATGAGCGAAGAGACCGACCACGGCGTCAACGACGACTACGTCGAGGGCGCGGCCTACTACCCCTCCGGGGGAGTGGCGATCCGCGCCGGCGCCCGCGCCATCGAGGTGCTGCCGCGTCAGCTCAGCCCGGCCGGCGGCACCCCGCGCGAGGGCGCGGTGCGTCACGGCGACCGGGTCGCGAGCGGCGCCGCGGCGCTCTACACAGCCGATGACGACGAGGTTGACCGAGTCCCGCCACGACCACGTGTGAAGGACCCGGTCAGCCGGAGCCTCGACCAGGTCGGCGCGCTCTTCGCGCTCGGCCTCGACACGTTCCGGGCGGCCTTCCGCCGTCCGTTCGCGGCCCGCGAGCTGCTCGACCAGTTCTGGTTCGTCACCTCCGTGTCGTGGATCCCGGCGATGTTGGTCGCGATCCCGTTCGGAGCGGTGATCGCGCTCCAGCTCGGCACGCTGACCGTGCAGATCGGGGCCCAGTCGTTCACCGGTGCCGCTTCCGTGCTCGCCGTCGTCCAGCAGGCCGCTCCGATCGTGACCTCGCTGGTCATCGCGGGGGCGGGCGGGGCCGCGATCTGTGCGGATCTGGGGTCTCGGACGATCCGCGACGAGATCGACGCGATGAAGGTGATCGCCGTCGACCCGATCCAGGCGCTGGTGGTGCCACGCGTGCTCGCCTGTGTGTTCGCGGCCGTGCTGCTCAACGGCCTGGTCAGCGTCGTCGGCGTGCTCGGCGGCTACTTCTTCAACGTCGTCATCCAAGGCGGTACGCCGGGGGCCTATCTCTCCTCCTTCACCGCCCTCGCCCAGCTCTCCGACCTGTGGGTGGGCGAGCTCAAGGCCGTGCTCTTCGGCCTCATCGCCGGCCTGGTCGCCTCCTTCCGCGGCCTCAACACCAAGCCCGGGCCCAAGGGCGTGGGGGAGGCGGTCAACCAGTCGGTCGTCGTCACCTTCCTGCTGCTCTTCTTCGTCAACTTCGTGATCACGACGCTCTACCTCGAGCTCGTTCCAGGGAAGGGAGCCTGA
- a CDS encoding MCE family protein, whose amino-acid sequence MNFRRVLSGVLVIAAVGAIGWGAAYGIEEGRKGAKFSALFEASVGLYPGSDVQILGVPVGKVTEVKPDGEHVKVTMELDPGQAAAADTEAVIVAPMLVSDRFVQLTEPHVDGPKLRDGTVIEETAVPVEIDDLYASLTDAGEKLGPEGANQNGALSRLLKVLAANLDGQGADINQVIGETADASATLANVDQDFFATVEHLNTFNNTLLAHDDGVRDANRQFAQVTQYLAEDRDDLASAVTNLGEALGMLEGFIEDNRGQMRSSVENLQGPTQVLADQNESLEEAVATIPQLLQKYVNAYDPSTNTLVGRTNLNEISPVWSRDGLSAKTSEEAPPVLLPGVGEEQ is encoded by the coding sequence ATGAACTTCAGACGTGTGCTCTCAGGTGTCCTCGTGATCGCAGCCGTCGGCGCGATCGGGTGGGGCGCGGCGTACGGGATCGAGGAGGGGCGCAAGGGCGCGAAGTTCTCCGCGCTCTTCGAGGCCTCGGTGGGTCTCTATCCCGGGTCCGACGTGCAGATCCTCGGCGTGCCGGTGGGCAAGGTGACCGAGGTGAAGCCGGACGGCGAGCACGTGAAGGTCACGATGGAGCTCGACCCCGGCCAGGCCGCCGCTGCCGACACCGAGGCCGTGATCGTCGCGCCGATGCTGGTCTCCGACCGCTTCGTGCAGCTCACCGAGCCCCACGTCGACGGGCCGAAGCTGCGCGACGGCACCGTGATCGAGGAGACCGCTGTGCCGGTCGAGATCGACGACCTCTACGCCTCGCTGACCGATGCCGGCGAGAAGCTCGGCCCCGAGGGCGCCAACCAGAACGGGGCGCTCTCCCGGCTGCTGAAGGTGCTCGCGGCCAACCTCGACGGGCAGGGAGCCGACATCAACCAGGTCATCGGTGAGACCGCCGACGCATCGGCGACCCTGGCCAACGTCGACCAGGACTTCTTCGCGACCGTCGAGCACCTCAACACCTTCAACAACACGCTCCTCGCGCACGACGACGGTGTACGCGACGCCAACCGCCAGTTCGCCCAGGTCACGCAGTATCTGGCCGAGGATCGTGACGACCTGGCCTCGGCGGTGACCAACCTCGGCGAGGCGCTCGGGATGCTCGAGGGCTTCATCGAGGACAACCGCGGCCAGATGCGCTCGAGCGTCGAGAACCTGCAGGGCCCGACCCAGGTGCTCGCCGACCAGAACGAGTCGCTCGAGGAGGCGGTGGCGACGATCCCGCAGCTGCTGCAGAAGTACGTCAACGCCTACGACCCGAGCACCAACACCCTCGTCGGCCGTACGAACCTCAACGAGATCAGCCCGGTCTGGTCCCGCGACGGGCTCAGCGCGAAGACGTCCGAGGAGGCACCGCCGGTGCTCCTCCCGGGTGTGGGAGAGGAGCAGTGA
- a CDS encoding MCE family protein, whose amino-acid sequence MSLGRVRDAFLGLCYLAVVAGVALGAWLAYDQTFVDRSEVQLTTGTLGSALQEGSDVKLRGVPVGTVRTVAAREGGAELTLALEPDVLPDLTRATTARLLPKTLFGERYVALQPAAGPELEAGDTIKQDSSDEAVELEQVLDELLPVLKALQPHKLNATLSELATMLRGNGGDIGEVFADWADYLHKLNPLVPELTDDLASLGRVAGHLEEAAPDLLEALDTMTVTAKTLVDQQEQLSDTFRSVTTTAQDSDRWLERNRETIVVLSDSGRDALRAVSPYATSFPCLFSALRDYVPEMARNLGKGTDKHGIHAVVSVSGIRQPYPQGYVPKLRKGKARCPYVTGQTGSRPTMTGVAEQIGAPPSDRVRNFGATTGLGDQNSESENQLIAEVMAPTAGMAPEEYPTWSSLLLGPALRGTKVIVR is encoded by the coding sequence ATGAGCCTGGGAAGAGTCCGTGACGCGTTCCTCGGCCTGTGCTACCTGGCCGTGGTCGCCGGTGTGGCGCTCGGCGCCTGGCTGGCCTACGACCAGACCTTCGTCGACCGCTCCGAGGTGCAGCTGACCACCGGCACCCTCGGCAGCGCGCTCCAGGAGGGCTCCGACGTCAAGCTGCGTGGCGTGCCGGTCGGCACCGTCCGCACCGTCGCGGCCCGTGAGGGCGGCGCCGAGCTGACGCTGGCGCTGGAGCCCGACGTACTTCCTGATCTGACCCGGGCCACCACGGCGCGGCTGCTGCCGAAGACCCTCTTCGGCGAGCGCTACGTCGCGCTGCAGCCGGCGGCCGGGCCCGAGCTGGAGGCCGGAGACACGATCAAGCAGGACAGCTCCGACGAGGCCGTCGAGCTGGAGCAGGTGCTCGACGAGCTGCTGCCGGTGCTCAAGGCTCTCCAGCCGCACAAGCTCAACGCGACGCTGAGCGAGCTGGCCACGATGCTGCGCGGCAACGGTGGCGACATCGGTGAGGTGTTCGCCGACTGGGCCGACTACCTGCACAAGCTCAACCCGCTGGTGCCGGAGCTGACCGACGACCTGGCCTCGCTGGGGCGGGTCGCGGGTCACCTCGAGGAGGCTGCTCCCGACCTGCTCGAAGCGCTCGACACGATGACCGTGACCGCGAAGACCCTGGTCGACCAGCAGGAGCAGCTCTCCGACACGTTCCGCTCGGTGACCACGACCGCGCAGGACTCCGACAGGTGGCTCGAGCGCAACCGCGAGACGATCGTGGTGCTCTCCGACTCCGGGCGCGACGCGCTCCGCGCAGTGAGCCCGTACGCCACCTCGTTCCCGTGCCTGTTCAGCGCCCTGCGCGACTACGTCCCCGAGATGGCGCGCAACCTCGGCAAGGGCACCGACAAGCACGGCATCCACGCCGTGGTCAGCGTCTCCGGGATCCGCCAGCCCTATCCCCAGGGCTACGTGCCGAAGCTGCGCAAGGGCAAGGCCCGGTGTCCCTACGTCACCGGCCAGACCGGCAGCCGGCCCACCATGACCGGTGTCGCCGAGCAGATCGGTGCCCCGCCGAGCGACCGCGTGCGCAACTTCGGTGCCACCACCGGCCTGGGTGATCAGAACTCCGAGAGCGAGAACCAGCTGATCGCCGAGGTGATGGCACCGACAGCGGGCATGGCGCCCGAGGAATATCCGACCTGGTCGAGCCTGCTGCTCGGCCCGGCACTGAGAGGCACCAAGGTGATCGTGCGATGA